Proteins encoded together in one Mycobacterium sp. MS1601 window:
- a CDS encoding DUF7159 family protein: MDIVLGVSMTPTTVRMVLVEGEKADGVTVDHDVFDIPAGDPSATAPQQVVAAILGTRESAAEGGHRLVGTGVTWRDHAEAAALRDALAAHNIDDVMLVSELHAAGALAQAVGSAVGYERTALMFLERNTATLSVVDTSDGSIVRVQSHDLHTTDALAELASMVAGLETLESPPQGVFVVGSGVAVGAIKLQLESATSLPVSAPEEPEVALARGAALASANAPRFEASTVGLAYSEDGVDGTTAGAALAGMAAADVTQVAGIGYTGAPAALAYSQADPDSQVFPAYTESERPEPPQQQGSKPFLLVGSALTSIFVLGVTALVISLAVSIRPTVDQRPSPAESVIVPTQVPEALPPAPEAAVPPPPAPETIQAPMPVVQQAPQPQAPPRTVYVEAPAAPAPAPAAPAPAPAPAAPAPAPAPAAPPVVAPVLPPPVIQLPPPVIQLPNIFRPPWDQPRNNWPDWNPPRNQPDDDDDVPRPTQTQTPRPTPTQTPRPTPTQEPQRPDPPVVTVPTVPQVPVVEAPSRPTVPPVPQAPSIQLPQLPQWPGSGGSQSSGGSGSSSSGRGSGDSSGSGSSGSGGGSGGSGSGSGSGGGGGGEPLLPLWPFE, from the coding sequence GTGGACATCGTACTCGGTGTGTCCATGACACCGACCACGGTGCGTATGGTGCTGGTCGAAGGCGAAAAAGCGGACGGCGTCACCGTTGATCACGACGTGTTCGACATCCCTGCAGGGGATCCGTCGGCAACGGCGCCGCAGCAGGTTGTCGCCGCGATTCTGGGCACCAGGGAGAGTGCCGCCGAAGGCGGTCACCGTCTGGTCGGCACCGGTGTCACCTGGCGCGATCACGCGGAAGCCGCGGCACTGCGCGACGCATTGGCCGCACACAACATCGACGACGTCATGCTGGTCTCCGAACTGCATGCCGCCGGAGCGCTGGCACAGGCCGTCGGCAGCGCCGTCGGATACGAGCGCACCGCCCTGATGTTCCTGGAGCGCAACACCGCCACGCTGTCAGTGGTGGACACCTCCGACGGCTCGATCGTGAGGGTGCAGAGCCACGACCTGCACACCACCGACGCCCTGGCAGAGCTGGCCTCGATGGTGGCCGGACTGGAAACTCTCGAGTCGCCTCCGCAAGGTGTCTTTGTGGTGGGCTCGGGCGTTGCTGTCGGTGCCATTAAACTGCAGCTGGAATCGGCCACGTCACTGCCGGTCAGCGCGCCCGAGGAACCCGAAGTCGCGCTCGCCCGTGGAGCCGCGTTGGCCAGCGCCAATGCGCCCCGTTTTGAAGCATCCACCGTTGGCCTGGCCTACTCCGAAGACGGTGTGGACGGCACCACCGCCGGCGCCGCGCTGGCCGGAATGGCCGCCGCCGACGTCACCCAGGTTGCCGGCATCGGTTACACCGGCGCCCCGGCCGCGCTTGCCTACAGCCAGGCCGATCCCGATTCGCAGGTGTTCCCCGCCTATACCGAAAGCGAGAGGCCCGAACCACCACAGCAGCAGGGAAGCAAGCCGTTCCTGCTTGTCGGCAGCGCGTTGACGTCGATCTTCGTCCTCGGTGTCACCGCTCTGGTGATTTCCCTGGCCGTCAGCATCCGCCCCACCGTCGATCAGCGCCCCAGCCCGGCCGAGAGCGTCATCGTGCCCACTCAGGTGCCCGAAGCGCTGCCGCCCGCACCGGAAGCCGCAGTCCCGCCGCCGCCCGCGCCCGAGACCATCCAGGCTCCCATGCCCGTGGTGCAGCAGGCCCCGCAACCGCAGGCCCCGCCGCGCACCGTGTACGTGGAAGCCCCCGCGGCACCCGCGCCTGCACCGGCTGCTCCGGCGCCGGCTCCAGCACCTGCTGCCCCCGCGCCTGCTCCGGCCCCGGCGGCGCCGCCCGTGGTGGCCCCGGTACTTCCGCCGCCGGTGATCCAGCTGCCCCCGCCGGTGATCCAGCTGCCGAACATCTTCCGGCCGCCGTGGGACCAGCCGCGCAACAACTGGCCGGACTGGAATCCGCCGCGCAACCAGCCCGACGATGATGACGACGTGCCTCGGCCGACGCAAACCCAGACGCCCAGGCCGACCCCGACCCAGACGCCGCGGCCCACGCCGACGCAGGAGCCGCAGCGGCCGGATCCGCCGGTGGTGACGGTGCCCACCGTCCCGCAGGTGCCCGTCGTCGAAGCGCCGTCACGCCCGACGGTTCCGCCGGTGCCGCAGGCACCGTCGATCCAACTGCCTCAGCTGCCGCAATGGCCGGGCTCCGGGGGCTCGCAGAGCTCCGGTGGTTCGGGCAGTTCGAGCTCCGGTCGTGGCTCCGGTGATTCCAGCGGCTCTGGCTCAAGTGGTTCAGGTGGCGGCTCCGGTGGGTCGGGTAGTGGCTCCGGCAGCGGTGGAGGTGGCGGCGGCGAACCGCTGCTGCCCCTGTGGCCCTTCGAGTGA
- a CDS encoding maleylpyruvate isomerase family mycothiol-dependent enzyme, which yields MDFAAEFLAENQAFGSLIAAGDPDAAVPTCPGWTLQQLFRHVGRGNRWAAQMVADRATENLDPRQVRDGKPPAGEELAWLDEGGQLLVSAVDSADDDVWTFLGPRPASWWLRRRLHEVLVHGVDAALALGQPVAVEPELAADAIGELLDILTYFDTASAALRDGQSIHLHSTDAAGEWTVTRRGDAVSWSGDHGKASVALRGTATDLLLALTRRQPREESGIETFGDQSVWQSWTDRVSF from the coding sequence GTGGATTTCGCTGCGGAGTTTCTGGCCGAGAACCAGGCTTTCGGTTCCCTGATCGCCGCGGGGGATCCCGACGCGGCGGTCCCTACGTGCCCGGGTTGGACGTTGCAACAACTGTTCCGGCATGTTGGCAGGGGAAACCGGTGGGCTGCGCAGATGGTGGCCGACCGCGCCACCGAGAACTTGGACCCGAGACAGGTCCGCGACGGCAAACCTCCGGCCGGCGAAGAGTTGGCCTGGCTGGACGAAGGCGGGCAGCTCCTGGTCTCCGCAGTGGACTCCGCGGACGACGACGTCTGGACGTTTCTGGGGCCGCGACCGGCGTCGTGGTGGCTGCGGCGACGTCTGCACGAGGTGCTGGTGCACGGCGTCGATGCGGCTCTGGCGCTTGGCCAGCCCGTGGCCGTGGAGCCGGAACTGGCCGCCGACGCCATCGGCGAACTGCTGGACATCCTCACCTACTTCGACACGGCCTCGGCGGCGCTGCGGGACGGCCAGTCCATTCATCTGCACTCGACCGATGCCGCCGGTGAGTGGACGGTGACACGCCGCGGGGACGCGGTGTCCTGGAGCGGTGATCATGGCAAGGCCAGCGTTGCGCTGCGGGGCACTGCGACCGATCTGCTGCTGGCCCTGACGCGGCGTCAACCCAGGGAAGAATCCGGGATCGAGACTTTCGGCGACCAGTCGGTCTGGCAGTCGTGGACCGACCGGGTGTCGTTTTAG
- a CDS encoding UDP-glucose dehydrogenase family protein: MRCTVIGTGYLGATHAAGMAELGHDVLGVDVDPDKIAKLSAGEVPFYEPGLRKMLRDNIEAGRLRFTTDYAEAGAFAELHFLGVGTPQKKGEYGADLRHVYSVIDELVPRLAQSAVIAGKSTVPVGTAAELAQRAKKLAPNGIDVEIAWNPEFLREGHAVKDTLHPDRIVIGVQPGSQRAEGMLRQMYASMLDAETPFLVSDLQTAELVKVSANAFLATKISFINAMAEVCEAADADVTVLADALGYDARIGRRFLNAGLGFGGGCLPKDIRAFMARAGELGANQALTFLREVDSINMRRRTRMVELATAACGGSLLGANVAVLGAAFKPESDDVRDSPALNVAGLLQLNGAAVNVYDPQAVDNSRKLFPTLNYATSVLEACERADVVLVLTEWQEFVDLDPATLADTVRAKVIVDGRNCLDDTRWREAGWRMHCLGRRVA; the protein is encoded by the coding sequence GTGCGTTGCACCGTGATCGGTACCGGCTATCTGGGCGCCACCCATGCCGCAGGCATGGCCGAGCTGGGCCATGATGTGCTCGGAGTCGACGTTGACCCGGACAAAATCGCCAAGCTGTCCGCTGGTGAGGTCCCGTTCTACGAGCCTGGACTGCGAAAGATGTTGCGCGACAACATCGAGGCCGGACGGCTGCGCTTCACCACCGACTACGCCGAAGCCGGTGCCTTCGCCGAGCTGCATTTCCTCGGGGTGGGAACCCCGCAGAAGAAGGGCGAATACGGCGCTGATCTGCGGCACGTCTACAGCGTGATCGATGAACTGGTGCCGCGCCTGGCGCAGTCGGCGGTGATCGCCGGCAAGTCGACCGTACCGGTGGGCACGGCCGCCGAACTGGCGCAGCGAGCAAAGAAACTGGCGCCCAACGGAATCGACGTGGAAATCGCCTGGAACCCGGAGTTCCTGCGGGAAGGCCACGCAGTCAAGGACACCCTGCATCCTGACCGCATCGTCATCGGTGTGCAGCCTGGCTCGCAGCGGGCCGAGGGCATGCTGCGGCAGATGTACGCCTCGATGCTCGACGCCGAGACCCCTTTTCTGGTGTCCGATCTGCAGACCGCCGAGCTGGTCAAGGTCTCCGCCAATGCCTTTCTGGCGACCAAGATCTCGTTCATCAACGCCATGGCCGAGGTGTGTGAAGCCGCCGACGCCGACGTCACCGTCCTGGCCGACGCGCTGGGTTACGATGCGCGTATCGGCCGTCGATTCCTCAACGCGGGCTTGGGTTTCGGCGGGGGATGTCTGCCCAAGGACATCCGCGCGTTCATGGCCCGTGCCGGTGAGTTGGGTGCCAACCAGGCGTTGACCTTCCTGCGTGAGGTCGACAGCATCAACATGCGCCGACGCACCCGGATGGTGGAGCTGGCGACCGCTGCGTGCGGCGGCTCGCTGCTGGGCGCCAATGTGGCTGTGCTGGGGGCGGCCTTCAAACCCGAATCCGACGACGTGCGCGACTCACCGGCACTCAATGTCGCCGGCCTGCTGCAACTCAACGGCGCCGCGGTGAACGTCTACGATCCGCAGGCAGTCGACAACTCCCGCAAGCTGTTCCCGACGCTGAACTACGCCACCTCGGTGCTGGAGGCCTGCGAGCGCGCCGACGTGGTGCTGGTGCTCACCGAATGGCAGGAGTTCGTGGACCTCGATCCGGCGACCCTGGCCGACACCGTGCGAGCCAAGGTGATTGTCGACGGCCGCAACTGCCTCGACGACACCCGCTGGCGCGAGGCCGGTTGGCGAATGCACTGCTTGGGTAGGCGCGTAGCCTGA
- a CDS encoding TspO/MBR family protein: MLAVTATAILGGLASRPAQSPWFAKLKKPPYQPPRHAFPIVWPVLYADIAAVSSATLDELERRGESAERNRYIKALVANLVLNASWSWLFFNRRMLGTSAIAAGALTVSSADLTRRAVAVRGASATPLGLYPAWCAFATVLSTHIWILNRR; encoded by the coding sequence ATGCTGGCTGTCACCGCCACGGCGATCCTGGGCGGCCTGGCCAGCCGGCCCGCACAGTCGCCGTGGTTCGCGAAGCTGAAGAAACCTCCGTATCAGCCTCCGCGACACGCGTTTCCGATCGTCTGGCCTGTCCTTTACGCCGATATCGCGGCAGTGTCCTCGGCCACGCTCGACGAGTTGGAGCGTCGCGGCGAGAGCGCCGAACGCAACCGCTACATCAAAGCCCTCGTCGCCAATCTCGTCCTCAACGCCAGCTGGTCCTGGTTGTTCTTCAACCGGCGGATGCTCGGCACTTCCGCGATCGCCGCGGGCGCGCTGACCGTCAGCAGCGCTGACCTGACTCGGCGCGCTGTCGCAGTACGTGGAGCCTCGGCGACGCCGTTGGGTCTCTATCCGGCCTGGTGCGCGTTCGCCACCGTGCTGTCCACACACATCTGGATCCTGAACCGGCGCTGA
- a CDS encoding LPO_1073/Vpar_1526 family protein, whose product MTAGDDATQLHTDYGTINYGTVLTVTEIRAIALDVAKSVFLDSLPIAKDLINARTEEITDEVIRKIAEKDEKLYERFRDPRFLGPLASSQRSYAETGDPELGGILSGLLADLAGEPIRTRREIVLRESIECAPKLTTRHLNALTVIFRVTRVGHNLALGPKELVSLLDGELRPYFGEVPSDSFDYSYMGATQAGTYMPTLSSTVYSRIYTAHRNAMYDPIDVNELTQFYTESIDQLTADLNHIVHLIEVPYAISGSQKFKLRTDKVKRILSVDTKVINGLSGAETKFRDFLRNRSVDERQFTSILREESPELAQFLDHLQRTDALSFQLSPVGIMLARHEMESRSPETAAQVDVLFEDSDPLP is encoded by the coding sequence ATGACGGCTGGCGACGACGCGACCCAACTCCATACCGACTACGGCACTATCAATTACGGTACTGTCCTAACAGTCACCGAGATACGAGCAATTGCACTCGATGTAGCCAAATCGGTGTTTCTGGACTCGCTTCCAATCGCTAAAGACTTGATCAACGCACGGACCGAAGAAATTACTGATGAAGTAATACGCAAAATTGCCGAAAAGGACGAGAAACTCTACGAGCGATTTAGAGATCCTCGATTCCTCGGACCGCTCGCATCTAGTCAACGCAGTTATGCCGAAACAGGCGATCCGGAACTGGGCGGAATTCTGTCAGGTTTACTTGCCGACTTGGCGGGCGAGCCAATCCGAACTCGTCGCGAAATCGTTCTACGCGAGTCGATAGAGTGCGCTCCAAAATTGACGACACGCCACCTTAACGCTTTGACCGTGATTTTTCGCGTTACCCGCGTTGGTCACAATCTCGCGCTCGGCCCAAAGGAACTGGTCTCATTGTTGGATGGTGAGCTTCGGCCATATTTTGGTGAAGTTCCGTCAGATTCATTCGACTACAGCTATATGGGTGCAACGCAGGCTGGAACCTACATGCCCACCTTGAGCAGCACGGTCTACAGCAGAATCTATACAGCGCACAGAAATGCAATGTATGACCCAATTGACGTCAACGAGCTGACCCAGTTCTATACCGAATCGATAGATCAACTGACGGCAGATTTGAACCACATAGTGCACTTGATTGAGGTTCCGTACGCGATTTCAGGATCACAGAAATTCAAGCTCAGGACCGATAAAGTCAAGAGAATCCTGTCGGTCGACACAAAAGTCATTAACGGTCTCAGCGGCGCAGAAACCAAGTTCCGCGATTTTCTTCGGAATCGATCGGTGGACGAGCGACAATTCACGTCCATCCTTCGCGAGGAAAGCCCAGAGCTGGCGCAGTTCTTGGATCACCTACAACGGACCGACGCACTCAGCTTTCAGTTGTCGCCCGTTGGCATCATGTTGGCTCGTCACGAAATGGAGAGCAGATCCCCCGAAACCGCTGCCCAGGTGGACGTTCTGTTTGAGGACTCAGATCCGCTGCCGTAG
- a CDS encoding SIR2 family protein, with protein sequence MPNDNLAMLVGNGLSIAFSTNLLLSNITQQVIERLTVQYEGRSDEVAQAMRQVAIRAKADDDPSTNFETLIGAFGGQSDILGDLNRYASLTEDNPDMSQAITKVRKFVQEVRQRGIGHTLQVIVENSKPDNGSFGTISNFFSLAADQFTGYVTIANLNYDDLILTEFSRDKYDGKFCDLGAGYGEFQIDNVLDSPFSAFPLRDKNNLPHLIRLLDLHGAVTFWRVGNRQVKIPLAIARKPELWERYRTGAIDAEPLVVLANQHDKIDHVKRDPFQLAYEIADTDFRDSEHWLIVGYSFKDTCVNDLLKRAWLARRQPPKILIVTMGDELTTGRIENVFGWETNKFAENRARIWRDGVTGLGESGLWKSFVG encoded by the coding sequence ATGCCGAACGACAACCTTGCAATGCTGGTCGGAAACGGGCTGAGCATCGCTTTCAGCACGAATCTGTTGTTGAGCAACATTACGCAACAAGTCATCGAACGCCTGACCGTGCAATACGAGGGTAGAAGTGACGAAGTGGCCCAAGCCATGCGCCAGGTTGCGATTCGCGCCAAGGCCGACGACGATCCCTCTACCAATTTCGAAACCCTAATTGGCGCTTTCGGTGGCCAGTCCGACATATTGGGTGATCTCAATCGCTATGCCAGCCTCACTGAGGACAACCCAGATATGTCGCAGGCGATCACCAAGGTGCGTAAATTCGTCCAAGAAGTTAGACAACGCGGAATCGGGCACACGCTACAAGTTATTGTAGAAAATTCCAAACCTGATAACGGATCCTTTGGCACCATTTCCAATTTTTTCAGCCTCGCTGCAGATCAATTCACAGGTTATGTGACCATTGCCAACTTGAACTATGACGATCTAATTCTAACGGAGTTCAGCAGGGATAAATATGACGGCAAATTTTGCGACTTAGGTGCGGGTTACGGTGAATTTCAGATAGACAACGTTCTCGATAGCCCTTTCTCTGCTTTCCCGCTGCGAGACAAAAACAACCTACCGCACCTAATTCGGCTACTCGATCTTCACGGTGCCGTCACGTTTTGGCGGGTCGGCAATCGTCAAGTAAAGATCCCCCTGGCCATCGCTAGAAAGCCCGAATTATGGGAGAGATACAGAACCGGCGCGATAGACGCCGAGCCTTTGGTTGTGCTGGCCAATCAGCATGACAAGATCGACCACGTTAAACGTGATCCATTTCAACTGGCCTACGAGATCGCGGACACAGATTTTCGCGATTCTGAACACTGGCTCATCGTTGGCTATTCGTTCAAAGATACGTGCGTAAATGATCTTTTGAAGCGGGCTTGGCTAGCGCGTCGGCAACCGCCCAAAATCCTGATCGTGACAATGGGCGATGAACTGACCACAGGCCGCATTGAAAACGTATTTGGCTGGGAAACAAACAAGTTCGCAGAAAACCGGGCAAGAATATGGCGCGACGGAGTCACTGGGCTTGGGGAATCAGGCCTCTGGAAATCATTCGTGGGCTAA
- a CDS encoding lipocalin family protein produces the protein MTSRRWALWMATIGAGACLVLGTGHGLAFADVDGGSSGDSAGQSAHGEGQAPSRDPDAPAKRSETETVADHDSGNDTSDTRQDAPSASDRDDLDTEAVADPDDEADRDTERGARDQDRSTEKVAESHRLSKHFGNHEAKLSKKHSDNTAVDDTPATGPAAEAHVDGSELSGTPTPAVTPEAPAVAARPLGPLATAALNFLAALGWSPRPEVDETFPAPASTTVTGVRTGHSSLTIPLGANGFTTPADWYFPTQADGSVSATGVIWLQHGFLADKSFYSALAKTLSQQTNSVVVVPNVPSFSFRCSGCTLNDAAIQQAVATMFDGDQQALNTSAMKAGLQGTLPEQFILAGHSAGGGFAAGVGGFYATNPNQRRLRGVVMFDGVARDGALDRALDGLGGIPVYQIAAPPQPWNAFGAATDDLVAARPGQFVGVTLARGSHVDALIGGNPIFDFFAQLVTGFSPRGNTAAVYTLANGWINDLYQGLGPADGTGIYGLPDQYIVLGDAAAVVLAPAPTVDLNRYLGTWYEVGSVKQFFSLGLVNTKAVYSLNPDGSVRVENSGNYFFDNGPVSRIVGVALPVDTTNNKLNVTFFGPASDNPPGNYWIVDLDPEYQWAIVSDPSGFSGFLLTRTPVISDELYRELLNRASVKGVRGWITRTRQPAAHSATAISV, from the coding sequence GTGACGTCGCGACGGTGGGCGCTGTGGATGGCGACAATAGGCGCGGGAGCGTGCCTCGTTTTAGGCACCGGACACGGCCTTGCGTTCGCAGACGTGGACGGTGGCTCCTCCGGTGACAGCGCCGGACAGTCCGCCCACGGCGAAGGCCAGGCGCCGTCACGCGACCCGGACGCGCCGGCGAAGCGGTCGGAGACCGAAACGGTGGCCGATCACGACTCTGGCAACGACACTTCCGACACCAGACAGGACGCACCGTCGGCGTCCGATCGCGATGACCTCGACACTGAGGCCGTAGCCGATCCAGACGACGAGGCTGACAGAGACACAGAACGCGGCGCCCGGGACCAGGACCGCTCCACAGAAAAGGTCGCCGAGTCACACCGCCTGAGTAAGCATTTTGGTAACCACGAGGCGAAGCTCAGCAAGAAGCACTCGGACAACACCGCTGTCGACGACACCCCGGCGACCGGGCCAGCGGCTGAAGCGCATGTTGACGGGTCCGAACTCAGCGGCACACCGACACCCGCGGTGACACCCGAAGCTCCGGCCGTGGCGGCCCGCCCGCTCGGGCCGCTAGCGACGGCGGCATTGAACTTCCTTGCCGCGCTGGGGTGGTCACCGCGTCCCGAGGTGGACGAGACGTTCCCGGCTCCCGCGTCCACAACGGTGACCGGCGTCCGTACCGGTCACTCCTCACTGACGATCCCGCTGGGTGCCAACGGGTTCACCACGCCGGCTGATTGGTACTTCCCGACGCAAGCTGACGGTTCGGTCTCGGCGACCGGTGTGATATGGCTGCAGCACGGCTTCCTCGCGGACAAGTCGTTCTACTCTGCGCTGGCAAAAACGCTGTCGCAGCAGACCAACAGCGTGGTGGTGGTGCCCAACGTGCCCTCATTTTCTTTCCGGTGCTCGGGGTGCACGCTGAACGACGCAGCTATTCAGCAGGCCGTGGCGACCATGTTCGACGGTGATCAGCAGGCACTGAACACCAGCGCCATGAAGGCGGGTCTCCAGGGCACGCTGCCGGAACAGTTCATCCTCGCCGGGCACTCCGCGGGCGGCGGGTTCGCGGCGGGCGTCGGCGGTTTCTACGCCACCAACCCCAATCAGCGTCGGCTGCGTGGTGTGGTGATGTTCGACGGGGTGGCCCGCGATGGGGCGTTGGACCGCGCGCTGGACGGCCTCGGTGGTATCCCGGTGTATCAGATCGCGGCGCCGCCGCAGCCGTGGAATGCGTTCGGAGCCGCCACCGACGATCTGGTGGCGGCGCGGCCGGGCCAGTTTGTCGGTGTCACCCTGGCTCGGGGTTCGCATGTGGACGCCCTGATCGGTGGCAATCCGATCTTCGATTTCTTTGCGCAGTTGGTGACCGGATTCTCCCCGCGCGGCAACACCGCTGCGGTGTACACCCTGGCGAACGGCTGGATCAACGACCTGTACCAGGGGTTGGGCCCAGCCGATGGCACCGGCATTTACGGGCTACCGGATCAGTACATCGTGCTGGGTGACGCCGCCGCCGTGGTACTGGCTCCGGCGCCTACTGTCGACCTGAATCGGTACCTCGGCACCTGGTATGAGGTGGGCAGCGTCAAGCAGTTTTTCTCTCTCGGACTGGTGAACACCAAGGCCGTGTACAGCCTCAACCCCGATGGATCGGTCCGGGTGGAGAACTCCGGCAACTACTTCTTCGACAATGGCCCCGTGTCGCGCATCGTCGGTGTGGCGCTGCCGGTCGACACGACCAATAACAAGCTCAACGTGACGTTCTTCGGTCCGGCATCTGACAACCCGCCAGGAAATTACTGGATCGTCGATCTGGACCCCGAATACCAGTGGGCCATCGTCAGTGATCCCAGCGGTTTCAGCGGCTTCCTGTTGACCCGCACACCCGTGATCTCCGACGAGCTTTACCGTGAGCTGCTGAACCGGGCGTCTGTAAAGGGAGTGCGGGGCTGGATCACCAGGACCCGACAGCCTGCAGCGCATTCCGCGACGGCGATTTCGGTGTGA
- a CDS encoding tyrosine-type recombinase/integrase: MTLAPVKPTGKRRADDDSETPETAAQKADRKATALAALSVAEATDRLALDWSASLRHQTFYKAVFRPAVLRANRLAHLAGDQTDVLPMKFKFHGLRHTYASLCAAAGIDVADVSRNLGHSKVTTTLDIYTHLFRTDDSASAAMAKLAALATPIGPNVVPLRQRI, translated from the coding sequence GTGACGTTGGCACCGGTCAAGCCGACTGGAAAGCGGAGAGCCGACGACGACAGCGAGACACCGGAAACCGCTGCGCAAAAGGCCGACCGGAAGGCAACCGCCTTGGCCGCGCTATCGGTAGCCGAAGCGACCGACCGCCTGGCGCTCGATTGGTCGGCCTCATTGCGTCACCAGACGTTCTACAAGGCCGTGTTCCGTCCTGCGGTATTGCGAGCCAATCGCCTAGCTCACCTGGCGGGGGACCAAACCGACGTTCTGCCAATGAAATTCAAGTTCCACGGCCTACGGCACACGTACGCGAGCCTGTGCGCGGCTGCCGGTATCGACGTGGCCGACGTAAGCCGGAACTTGGGTCATTCAAAGGTCACCACTACGCTGGACATCTACACGCACCTGTTCCGTACCGATGACAGCGCCAGCGCCGCCATGGCCAAGCTGGCGGCATTGGCTACGCCAATCGGCCCGAACGTGGTCCCGCTACGGCAGCGGATCTGA
- the dcd gene encoding dCTP deaminase: MLLSDRDIRAEIAAGRLGIDPFDDTMVQPSSVDVRLDNLFRVFNNLRYTHIDPAQRQDDLTSLVEVASGEPFVLHPGEFVLGSTLELCTLPDDLAGRLEGKSSLGRLGLLTHSTAGFIDPGFSGHITLELSNVANLPITLWPGMKIGQLCLLRLTSPAEHPYGSAKVGSKYQGQRGPTPSRSYLNFATEN; this comes from the coding sequence GTGCTGCTCTCTGACCGCGACATCCGTGCCGAAATCGCCGCCGGACGGTTGGGCATCGACCCGTTCGACGACACCATGGTGCAGCCGTCGAGCGTCGATGTCCGGCTCGACAATCTGTTCCGCGTGTTCAACAACCTGCGCTACACCCACATCGACCCGGCGCAGCGCCAAGATGATCTGACCAGCCTCGTGGAGGTGGCTTCGGGGGAGCCGTTCGTGTTGCACCCCGGCGAGTTTGTTCTCGGCTCGACGCTGGAGCTGTGCACGCTGCCCGACGATCTGGCCGGCCGGCTGGAAGGCAAGTCGTCGCTGGGGCGGCTCGGGCTGCTGACCCACTCGACTGCCGGGTTCATCGACCCGGGTTTCAGCGGCCACATCACCCTCGAACTCTCCAACGTGGCCAACCTGCCGATCACGCTGTGGCCCGGCATGAAGATCGGGCAGCTGTGCCTGCTGCGGCTCACCAGCCCGGCCGAACACCCCTACGGCAGCGCCAAGGTGGGCTCGAAGTACCAGGGCCAGCGCGGGCCCACGCCGTCGCGCTCCTACCTGAACTTCGCCACGGAAAACTGA
- a CDS encoding nuclear transport factor 2 family protein — MSTSEIATVLAWHDALNAKDLGTLVDLSSDDIEIGDANGAAQGLEALQEWAQGFAADATVGRLYVRDGHVVAEQSNGATAYRVVHDQVTSVFRHPDLAAALKATDLTEDDLDA, encoded by the coding sequence ATGAGCACATCCGAGATCGCCACCGTCCTCGCCTGGCACGACGCGCTGAACGCCAAGGACCTCGGCACGCTGGTGGACCTGTCCAGCGACGACATCGAGATCGGCGACGCCAACGGCGCCGCTCAGGGACTCGAAGCCCTGCAGGAATGGGCGCAGGGCTTCGCCGCTGACGCCACCGTGGGCCGGCTCTATGTGCGCGACGGGCACGTGGTGGCCGAGCAGAGCAACGGTGCGACGGCCTACCGCGTTGTCCATGATCAGGTGACGTCGGTGTTCCGGCACCCCGACCTGGCTGCCGCGCTGAAGGCCACCGACCTCACCGAGGACGACCTGGACGCCTGA